The genomic segment AGAGTGGTTCATCATCAATAGAGTCCACTGATTCAACAAGCACTTTGTCCTCTGGAAGAAAACAAGCATCATATTTATTAGAAGCATGGATGCATGAAATCCAAGTTCAgagttgtcttattttttaatttatgtatttgagGGAATGAAAGGAAGTATGCAAATAGTAAAATGTCGAATCGGGGACCATACTTGAGCTACTATTGGGACTGCTGGAGAGGTAGCTGTCAGTTAAAAAGGCAGCTTCAAGAACACATCCTGAACTATGGTGATCAAGTGAATTCCCAACTAAATCTGCTTCATCTTCCAAAGGAGAAAAATATCTAGTAGGATAAGTGAGAGCACATTTAGCTCTAAACCTTCGCAAACCCAGTTCTAAACTCTTTATTTCGGCCACCTCAAAATCCATATCTTCTTTATCAGATTCGC from the Capsicum annuum cultivar UCD-10X-F1 unplaced genomic scaffold, UCD10Xv1.1 ctg67129, whole genome shotgun sequence genome contains:
- the LOC124893916 gene encoding uncharacterized protein LOC124893916, with amino-acid sequence MTNTRCESKREMKAPSLVSRLMDLESMPAGSGSKPQKASASETWSNVADKLGARPGESDKEDMDFEVAEIKSLELGLRRFRAKCALTYPTRYFSPLEDEADLVGNSLDHHSSGCVLEAAFLTDSYLSSSPNSSSKDKVLVESVDSIDDEPLFPEPDRDLSDCETSLSTRRRSCRELITDHFITFLEC